A region of Periophthalmus magnuspinnatus isolate fPerMag1 chromosome 13, fPerMag1.2.pri, whole genome shotgun sequence DNA encodes the following proteins:
- the hic1 gene encoding hypermethylated in cancer 1 protein isoform X2 encodes MLDAMEVPSHARDLLLQLNSQRTKGFLCDVIIVVQNALFRAHKNILAASSHYLKSLVVHDNLINLDHEMVSPGVFRVILDYIYTGRLSEGDPTSPSEPSLGAVLAAASYLQLLDLVALCKKKLKRNGKYLPRPSPAFLPYPKMGPNSMGLGSRYRVSTPVIQPCPPGGMVNNLAPRPPPLEELIPHRLGIPTGELYAPTSTQPSQVFPSPPNCLPAQLGLRSAHPDTTCSPMFGLDLTKKSPSSQSQHTPTRSHLVSTHNEEEREGTLSGHTSPMHGINGQASFPSDKLEANEQTGALSPPPFPHLNQPLGPHLPHLHRSTSQGNERFPCPSSPGTPTEVTETGREMGNIYRWVKHEPVSYPGEDEDEEDDDEAGENGEQHHNHHKVGEESEGAEDKSGSGTEETGSSEGRPSPTGPIGRFHMSYEPESFGDNLYVCIPCDKGFPSSEQLNAHVETHTEEELYVNSGGDMANGNNSCTKNNSSNMNGYAGLNSSSLNSLSHLENKSSQGLGGGGIGDMIRPYRCSSCEKSYKDPATLRQHEKTHWLTRPYPCSICGKKFTQRGTMTRHMRSHLGLKPFACDSCGMRFTRQYRLTEHMRIHSGEKPYECQVCGGKFAQQRNLISHMKMHSSGGTAGGLTVDGKLKLDFPEGIYPLTKYTAEHLGLKQEKASELLLQAQQQLVADAKALESLYPLSKLASEHLGLPPDKMDVLGQPLPPQAISDNRTIDRYSPS; translated from the coding sequence ATGCTGGATGCCATGGAAGTTCCAAGTCATGCAAGGGATCTTCTCCTGCAGCTCAACAGCCAGCGCACCAAGGGCTTTCTGTGCGATGTCATCATTGTGGTGCAGAACGCGCTCTTCCGAGCTCACAAGAACATTTTGGCTGCCAGCAGCCACTACTTGAAATCACTAGTGGTGCATGACAATCTCATCAACCTTGACCATGAGATGGTGAGTCCAGGGGTCTTCAGGGTCATTCTGGACTACATATACACCGGCCGCCTTAGTGAGGGAGACCCCACCTCACCATCTGAGCCGAGTCTAGGGGCTGTGCTAGCCGCAGCTAGCTACCTACAGCTACTCGACTTAGTGGCCTTATGTAAAAAGAAGCTAAAAAGGAATGGCAAGTACCTGCCCCGTCCAAGTCCAGCATTTCTGCCCTATCCCAAGATGGGTCCTAATAGTATGGGGTTAGGGAGCCGCTATAGAGTTTCTACTCCTGTCATTCAGCCATGTCCTCCAGGAGGAATGGTAAACAACCTTGCCCCGCGACCACCTCCACTAGAGGAGCTCATTCCACATCGCCTGGGCATCCCCACAGGAGAACTGTACGCCCCCACTTCCACGCAGCCGTCTCAGGTGTTTCCTTCCCCTCCCAACTGCCTGCCTGCTCAGCTGGGTCTCCGCTcagcccacccagacacaacctGCTCCCCAATGTTCGGCCTGGACCTCACCAAGAAAAGCCCAAGCTCACAGTCGCAGCACACGCCCACCCGGTCCCATCTGGTTAGCACTCacaatgaggaggagagagagggcactTTGAGTGGACACACTAGCCCCATGCATGGCATCAATGGACAAGCCTCCTTCCCATCAGATAAATTAGAGGCCAATGAGCAGACAggtgctctctctccccctcctttcccCCATCTAAACCAACCTCTGGGCCCCCATCTGCCCCACCTGCATCGCTCCACTTCACAAGGCAATGAGCGCTTCCCGTGTCCATCCAGCCCTGGCACCCCGACAGAGGTGACAGAGACTGGCAGAGAAATGGGCAATATCTACCGTTGGGTCAAACATGAGCCTGTTTCATATCCAGgtgaagatgaagatgaggaggatgatgatgaAGCAGGTGAAAATGGAGAGCAGCATCACAACCATCACAAAgtgggagaggagagtgaaggagcagaggacaagAGTGGCTcagggacagaggagacggGCAGCAGTGAAGGCCGCCCCTCCCCAACAGGACCTATAGGCAGGTTCCACATGTCGTATGAGCCCGAGAGCTTTGGGGACAATTTGTATGTTTGCATTCCATGTGATAAAGGCTTCCCCAGCTCAGAGCAGCTCAATGCACACgtggagacacacacagaagaagagCTGTACGTCAACTCTGGTGGAGACATGGCGAACGGCAATAACAGCTGCACTAAAAACAATAGCAGCAATATGAATGGCTATGCGGGCCTCAATAGCAGCAGTTTGAACAGTTTGTCCCACCTGGAGAATAAGTCCAGTCAAGGCTTAGGAGGAGGGGGCATTGGAGACATGATCCGGCCCTATCGCTGCTCCTCCTGTGAAAAGTCCTACAAAGACCCTGCAACTTTGAGACAACATGAGAAGACCCACTGGCTGACCAGGCCGTACCCGTGCAGTATTTGTGGCAAGAAGTTCACACAGCGCGGCACCATGACCCGCCACATGCGCAGCCATCTGGGCCTGAAGCCATTTGCCTGTGACTCCTGTGGCATGAGGTTCACCAGGCAGTACAGGCTCACTGAGCACATGAGGATCCACTCTGGAGAGAAGCCCTATGAATGCCAGGTCTGTGGGGGAAAGTTTGCCCAACAGCGTAACCTTATCAGCCACATGAAGATGCACAGCAGTGGGGGGACAGCAGGGGGGCTCACTGTGGATGGCAAACTCAAGCTGGACTTTCCGGAGGGCATTTACCCCCTCACTAAATACACAGCTGAGCACCTGGGGCTGAAACAGGAGAAGGCCAGTGAGCTTCTCCTACAAGCGCAGCAGCAGCTAGTGGCCGATGCAAAGGCCTTGGAGAGCCTTTACCCCCTGTCCAAACTGGCCTCAGAGCACCTGGGGCTCCCCCCGGACAAGATGGACGTGCTGGGACAACCACTGCCCCCTCAGGCCATCTCTGACAATCGCACCATCGACCGCTACTCCCCCAGTTAA
- the hic1 gene encoding hypermethylated in cancer 1 protein isoform X1, translated as MIIKGDLERMAEDIGHAGAGLKTMLDAMEVPSHARDLLLQLNSQRTKGFLCDVIIVVQNALFRAHKNILAASSHYLKSLVVHDNLINLDHEMVSPGVFRVILDYIYTGRLSEGDPTSPSEPSLGAVLAAASYLQLLDLVALCKKKLKRNGKYLPRPSPAFLPYPKMGPNSMGLGSRYRVSTPVIQPCPPGGMVNNLAPRPPPLEELIPHRLGIPTGELYAPTSTQPSQVFPSPPNCLPAQLGLRSAHPDTTCSPMFGLDLTKKSPSSQSQHTPTRSHLVSTHNEEEREGTLSGHTSPMHGINGQASFPSDKLEANEQTGALSPPPFPHLNQPLGPHLPHLHRSTSQGNERFPCPSSPGTPTEVTETGREMGNIYRWVKHEPVSYPGEDEDEEDDDEAGENGEQHHNHHKVGEESEGAEDKSGSGTEETGSSEGRPSPTGPIGRFHMSYEPESFGDNLYVCIPCDKGFPSSEQLNAHVETHTEEELYVNSGGDMANGNNSCTKNNSSNMNGYAGLNSSSLNSLSHLENKSSQGLGGGGIGDMIRPYRCSSCEKSYKDPATLRQHEKTHWLTRPYPCSICGKKFTQRGTMTRHMRSHLGLKPFACDSCGMRFTRQYRLTEHMRIHSGEKPYECQVCGGKFAQQRNLISHMKMHSSGGTAGGLTVDGKLKLDFPEGIYPLTKYTAEHLGLKQEKASELLLQAQQQLVADAKALESLYPLSKLASEHLGLPPDKMDVLGQPLPPQAISDNRTIDRYSPS; from the exons ATGATCATTAAGGGAGACTTGGAGCGTATGGCAGAAGACATCGGGCATGCAG GTGCTGGACTGAAGACGATGCTGGATGCCATGGAAGTTCCAAGTCATGCAAGGGATCTTCTCCTGCAGCTCAACAGCCAGCGCACCAAGGGCTTTCTGTGCGATGTCATCATTGTGGTGCAGAACGCGCTCTTCCGAGCTCACAAGAACATTTTGGCTGCCAGCAGCCACTACTTGAAATCACTAGTGGTGCATGACAATCTCATCAACCTTGACCATGAGATGGTGAGTCCAGGGGTCTTCAGGGTCATTCTGGACTACATATACACCGGCCGCCTTAGTGAGGGAGACCCCACCTCACCATCTGAGCCGAGTCTAGGGGCTGTGCTAGCCGCAGCTAGCTACCTACAGCTACTCGACTTAGTGGCCTTATGTAAAAAGAAGCTAAAAAGGAATGGCAAGTACCTGCCCCGTCCAAGTCCAGCATTTCTGCCCTATCCCAAGATGGGTCCTAATAGTATGGGGTTAGGGAGCCGCTATAGAGTTTCTACTCCTGTCATTCAGCCATGTCCTCCAGGAGGAATGGTAAACAACCTTGCCCCGCGACCACCTCCACTAGAGGAGCTCATTCCACATCGCCTGGGCATCCCCACAGGAGAACTGTACGCCCCCACTTCCACGCAGCCGTCTCAGGTGTTTCCTTCCCCTCCCAACTGCCTGCCTGCTCAGCTGGGTCTCCGCTcagcccacccagacacaacctGCTCCCCAATGTTCGGCCTGGACCTCACCAAGAAAAGCCCAAGCTCACAGTCGCAGCACACGCCCACCCGGTCCCATCTGGTTAGCACTCacaatgaggaggagagagagggcactTTGAGTGGACACACTAGCCCCATGCATGGCATCAATGGACAAGCCTCCTTCCCATCAGATAAATTAGAGGCCAATGAGCAGACAggtgctctctctccccctcctttcccCCATCTAAACCAACCTCTGGGCCCCCATCTGCCCCACCTGCATCGCTCCACTTCACAAGGCAATGAGCGCTTCCCGTGTCCATCCAGCCCTGGCACCCCGACAGAGGTGACAGAGACTGGCAGAGAAATGGGCAATATCTACCGTTGGGTCAAACATGAGCCTGTTTCATATCCAGgtgaagatgaagatgaggaggatgatgatgaAGCAGGTGAAAATGGAGAGCAGCATCACAACCATCACAAAgtgggagaggagagtgaaggagcagaggacaagAGTGGCTcagggacagaggagacggGCAGCAGTGAAGGCCGCCCCTCCCCAACAGGACCTATAGGCAGGTTCCACATGTCGTATGAGCCCGAGAGCTTTGGGGACAATTTGTATGTTTGCATTCCATGTGATAAAGGCTTCCCCAGCTCAGAGCAGCTCAATGCACACgtggagacacacacagaagaagagCTGTACGTCAACTCTGGTGGAGACATGGCGAACGGCAATAACAGCTGCACTAAAAACAATAGCAGCAATATGAATGGCTATGCGGGCCTCAATAGCAGCAGTTTGAACAGTTTGTCCCACCTGGAGAATAAGTCCAGTCAAGGCTTAGGAGGAGGGGGCATTGGAGACATGATCCGGCCCTATCGCTGCTCCTCCTGTGAAAAGTCCTACAAAGACCCTGCAACTTTGAGACAACATGAGAAGACCCACTGGCTGACCAGGCCGTACCCGTGCAGTATTTGTGGCAAGAAGTTCACACAGCGCGGCACCATGACCCGCCACATGCGCAGCCATCTGGGCCTGAAGCCATTTGCCTGTGACTCCTGTGGCATGAGGTTCACCAGGCAGTACAGGCTCACTGAGCACATGAGGATCCACTCTGGAGAGAAGCCCTATGAATGCCAGGTCTGTGGGGGAAAGTTTGCCCAACAGCGTAACCTTATCAGCCACATGAAGATGCACAGCAGTGGGGGGACAGCAGGGGGGCTCACTGTGGATGGCAAACTCAAGCTGGACTTTCCGGAGGGCATTTACCCCCTCACTAAATACACAGCTGAGCACCTGGGGCTGAAACAGGAGAAGGCCAGTGAGCTTCTCCTACAAGCGCAGCAGCAGCTAGTGGCCGATGCAAAGGCCTTGGAGAGCCTTTACCCCCTGTCCAAACTGGCCTCAGAGCACCTGGGGCTCCCCCCGGACAAGATGGACGTGCTGGGACAACCACTGCCCCCTCAGGCCATCTCTGACAATCGCACCATCGACCGCTACTCCCCCAGTTAA